The Trichoderma asperellum chromosome 6, complete sequence region ACGTTGAAGTAATACTTGAGCGCGGACACATTGACATAGCGACCAATCTAGAAACGCAAAAAGCGTCAGTACGAAGTAAGCAATGCACAAAAGTCTCAGTTCAAGATGACAAGACAGAAAATCGAATCAATCACGTACGTTCTGCTCCACGTATTCCTGGCCATGCTTGAAGGCAGTCTGTCCAAACTGCGCCGCGACCTGGGCCGTGGGATCGCTCATAAACTGCCCGTATGCGCCAAAGGCATTGCCCATGTTGCccccctgctgctgctgataggGATTCCCCCCGTAGCCCATCTGATGCGACTGCGCGGAGCCcggcggcggaggcggtGATCGGAGCTGAGGGACGGTCGACACATGTTGCGGCACTGGATGGTGCAAAGGAGGCGACTGAGCCGCCCGATGCATGGCTGTGGTTTTGGCTTTGACGTTGGTTTTGGGTGGgcgaggggagaaaaaagatgtCTTTGTATTTCAATTCGAGGcggagagagcgagagcgaacGCGTGGCTGGGCTAGGCCCCAAGGGGTTATCGTTGCTGTGGCCGCTGTTGTCGACGACGAGATTCGAGATGCGAGTTTTGAAATGTGGTCGATAGCTTTGCTTGTGCTGTGAATAGAGCAGAGAGAGTACCCccctgcagcagcgtcatAGGCCAGCCAAGGGACAGCGGGTTGGTGCCACTACAGTAAGGtgctgagctgctgcagacggGGTAGTGGCCAACAAGGCATCCAAAAAAGCACGGCAAGTACCTGCGAGTACATTTCTACACGTGCAAGACCCGCTGCTACCTCCGGATACCTCCCACCAGGTACGGATTCGCCGCTGCGGCCACTGCTACGGGGCTCTTGATTGCTATACCGTGGCCTCTAAGGCCCATCCGTGGCCAATTACCACGTGATTCGGCTCTTGGCCATCCGCGCATCGGCCTCACTAGAAGTGCCATCACGATAGTCGAATCGCAGGCAATACGCGGCCAATGGCGAGGATTGCGAGTCGTCGCAGTTCTCGGGGATGGTTCGGTCGCCGGCGGAATTAAATGCCAGAATTCAAATAGAAAAAGGATAAATGCCATTAATTTAATGCCTTCTGACGCGTGAAGGCGAGGCGCCAGAGCCGCCATCTGCTGCCCATGTACACGCGCATGTAGACGGATAAACCTTGATAACTTAGTACCATCGCTCCGTTATCTTCAGTGGTGGTCGCAAACCAACTCTCGCCACTCCAGCTCGCAACCAACCACGCGCAGTCGCTTTCTTGCTTGATCTCTACAAAGACGGTGTGGGAATCTCGTTATTGCATCTTTGTTACCACTGCTCCAATATCTGCTGGCTTTGCCAGGGTCGAGACTTCCCTAGCCcgaattttttttgcctcccaATTCCACCACCTTCCACTCCTTATCGTCCATCTGGATGACTACGCCTGTTCCCTGATCTGATCCTCaacctccctccctctcgcGCTCTCGCTGCTCCTACCGATATCGCAAGCTGTCCTCAAGCCTCGTGAATCCGTCACAGCTGGCAAATTCAACATGTTGGATGCGTTCGAGGTTCTCACCACGTCTGGCGTCGTTGTCTGGTCCAGGACTTATGCGCCAGTCAGCCCCGCCATCGTCAACAACTTCATTGCCGACACATTCatagaggagaagaatggcAGCATTGCGCCCACCGATTCGCAGTCGGCCGCGACCAATCCCGCCTATAGGAGCGATCAGCACACTCTGAAATGGACCTTTGTTAAGGAATTGGGCTTGATCTTTGTGGTATGGAAATTCCCCATCAACGTCATCCTCCGCCCAGTATACTGACAACTGCCTTGCCTCACACCAGGTTGTATACCGTTCTCTGCTGCACCTATCATGGGTCGATAAGCTGGTGGATAACATCAAAACCATCTTTGTCCAACTCTACGGTGATCAGCTCACCAAGCCCCATACGACCCTCGTCGAGTGCCATTCGTTTGATGAATATTTCGACCAGCAGCTTCGAGAACTAGACAGATCGAGCAATATCGGAACTATAAGCCCtatagaagaagaggaagtgcCCTCAAACGGTCAGCAATCGGCGCCTGGCCTGACTTACAGAGGTCGCACACTCAATGGTGGCGGAGCTGGCACTCAGGACCCCGTCTCAACCGACTCTACGCCTATCCCAACGCCAGATGCCTCACGCCCCTCAACCCCTGGCAATTTGGTTGTTGCCAAGGCCGGCCCTGTGGCCAAGATGTCAAGAAGAGCTCGTAAAGCTCAAAACAGTAGCTCGGCGCCGGTATCCTCTGGAGACGAGTCTTTGACCTCGTCTCGGCAGAAGAAGGGCGCCAAGGCGACAAAGAAGGGGCGCAAATGGAATGCAGAGGGATTcgcagacgaagaagacgatagCCTACAGCTGGATTACTCCCAGCCTAACAGAGCAAGCGAGTCGGAAACCGAGGCGGTTGGGCGGTCCAGTGCACTTGATGCCGTCGAGTCGTCGACCTGGGGATCTAGGAGTAAAGGAAAGTTCATCCTCAAGGATTTGGGAGATGAGGTACATGACATCCTGGCGTCggcagaggctgagaaggccGAGAAAGCCGCTCGCGCAGAGTCCAAGACGGGCCTTTTGGGCTCTGGAGTCAACACCATTAGCGGCCTCTTCCGAAACATTGTGGGTGGCAAGACGTTGACCAAGGCGGATCTTGAAAGTGCAATGAAGGGCATGGAGGACCATTTGCTGCGCAAGAACGTAGCCCGTGAAGCAGCCGTTCGCCTCTGCGAAAGCGTCGAGAAGGAGCTGGTTGGCGTCAAAACTGGAAACTTTGAAAGTATGTTTGGCAATCCCTCGCCCCCTTTCTTTACCGCCATTCCGTTCTTTGCCAAGGACTTTTACTCATGATTTTGTGTTTTAGGTATCAACGCCAAGATTCATTCTGCAATGGAATCATCTCTTACCAAGATGCTCACCCCCACCTCATCGCTTGATCTTCTCCGCGAGATTGACTCCATCACATCTCCGCCTGTCACCTCGCTGCGAAAAGCTCGGCCCTATGTCATCTCAATCGTCGGCGTCAACGGTGTCGGCAAGTCTACTAATCTGTCCAAgatctgcttcttcctgCTACAAAACAAATACAAAGtcctcatcgccgccggTGATACTTTCCGTTCCGGCGCCGTTGAGCAGTTAGCCGTGCACGTGCGAAACCTCAAGGAGCTCACGGCTCGAGAAGGCGGACAGGTAGAGCTGTACCAGAAGGGATATGGCaaggatgctgctgctgtcgccaaAGATGCCGTTAGCCATGCAGCTCAGGAGGGCTACGATGTCGTCCTCATCGATACGGCTGGACGAAGGCACAACGACCAGAGACTCATGTCGTCGCTGGAGAAGTTTGCCAAGTTTGCCCAGCCCGATAAGATTCTCATGGTTGGCGAGGTACGTTTTCTGTCACATTACATCCGATGCTCGAAATATATTGATTCATCTACTAACATTCTGTCCTATAGGCTCTTGTCGGAACAGATTCCGTTGCCCAGGCTCGCAACTTCAACGCGGCCTTTGGCTCGGAGCGTGCTTTGGATGGCTTCATCATTTCCAAGTGCGATACTGTCGGTGACATGGTGGGAACTCTAGTCAGTCTGGTTCACGCGACCAACGTGCCCGTTGTGTTTGTGGGAGTCGGTCAGCATTACTCTGACTTGAGGAATTTTTCTGTCAAGTGGGCTGTAGGAAAGCTGCTGAGCAGCAACTAATAATGTATAACAAGAAAAATGAGCACATGAaaccctttttattttacacCTTGGTAATTTTGGATATAGTAATTTGATACGATATGCGGAACCAATTGAAAAATTGGCCACCTCTGCTATCATCGTAATACACTTTCACTTCAAAATACATTTACAATATAATAATACCTTGTGGTAGAATCAAGTCGTTTTTCTCTAATCTCCTTTTGtgagcttcttttttcatcattaatactataatccTGCATACTAGTCCATACTATGCATCGAATTAACCATTCTTTTCAATCCAGCATTCCATCCTGTCATATCATAACCCCCTTTTCAATTTCACATTATTCGCCAGGCGGCTACAATGAGCGCGATCTGGGAGTTcatatccatccatccatccatccatcccacCATGCatataaaaaagagaagtaCAAAGGAGataaggggaaaaaaaaaaaaaaataggaaaTTGAaaagccaaacaaaaaaGCTCAACGGGGGCAAAACAAGGCCAGCGTCTGAGTCTAAAAAGGTGTggtaaagaagaaaagataatATGTATCAATATCGAAAACCGAAAATCAAAAAACCATCCAGCTTAAAAAACGGaacaaggcttttttttttttttttttcttagaTATAGTGCTAgcgagaattttttttttttttttcttttttttcttttggtagAATTTTTGCGTGTATCTTCCAAAGATGAGCGACTTATTAAACAAGCAGCACAAAAAATCCAAACGGGTATCTCTTTCTAGGGGTGGTTGATGTTTTCGCATTCTGATATTTGATCCGGAGAAGGTAACGAGTGATTGTGACTCGATGAAAACCTCAAGTTCGATGacatatataaatatatcttTGTATATGTATATCTCTTCATTTCGGCGTAGGGGGGAAATAGCGGACATTAccgttaaaaaaaaaacgagacAAAGGAAATGATAAAGGGATAACAATCTTGTAGAGTTATAAGAGCGCATCGCTCAGTAATATCAACTTTTATTCTTCCACAACAGCGCAAACATCAAACATCATGCTGCTCAGTCCTCTTCAAAAAAGTCATGGTCGTCAAAGTCACCAGGCTGCGCATCCTCATCATACACACTCTTGTGTCCTAGGTGAGGAGGTGTCACCGGCTCGGCTGCCAACTCCTGACGTCGAAGAGGGAGGCCTTGGAAGGGTTGCTTGTCAGACCTATGAGATACATTTGACTCTCTACGTGTCCGATCATGAACGCTCTGGCCTGTGAATCGTCTTCCGATGCTCGAAAATGCCGTAGGCTGCAGTTGGCTGTCCGGCGTGGGGGGCTGGCGAAGAGCGGTAGCTGGAGGGGTGAGAAGCCCGCTCACCATGCCGCCGTTCTGCTGCGTCGAGTCATTTCTGCTCTTAGTAGGAGTGGAATTGCCCGTGACAGCGGGCGAACTCAACACTCCCGAAATTCCTCGGAAGCCAGACTGGCCACTCTTGCGCCAACTATCCCAAGCCGCAGCGATAGGAGCAATGGTTTGCGCTACACGTGGCGTCGCAGCTTGAATTGTCTGAGCAATGTTGGGGAGAGTTATGGCTGAGCCACCATTCATGGCCCTCTCACGCTCTTGTTCCTCCATCTGCAAGTTGGCCTTGAGTCTGATGGCAGCATCCTTGACAGCGGCACGGTCAAACCTGTCTCCCGAAAGAGCCGTGATGATATCTTGAAGATCTCCCTGTCTCACAGCAAGAAGCTCGCGCAGCCAGTTAATCTCGTCGTCGCGCTTCGAAATCTTGGCTGCCGCATCGGGATCAAGTTCAGCAACAGTCTGTTCAAGTTCCTCAATGTGTTGTTCGCGGGCCTGCAGCTGTTCTTGGAGAACCATGATGGA contains the following coding sequences:
- a CDS encoding uncharacterized protein (antiSMASH:Cluster_6.6~BUSCO:EOG092D1THK); protein product: MLDAFEVLTTSGVVVWSRTYAPVSPAIVNNFIADTFIEEKNGSIAPTDSQSAATNPAYRSDQHTLKWTFVKELGLIFVVVYRSLLHLSWVDKLVDNIKTIFVQLYGDQLTKPHTTLVECHSFDEYFDQQLRELDRSSNIGTISPIEEEEVPSNGQQSAPGLTYRGRTLNGGGAGTQDPVSTDSTPIPTPDASRPSTPGNLVVAKAGPVAKMSRRARKAQNSSSAPVSSGDESLTSSRQKKGAKATKKGRKWNAEGFADEEDDSLQLDYSQPNRASESETEAVGRSSALDAVESSTWGSRSKGKFILKDLGDEVHDILASAEAEKAEKAARAESKTGLLGSGVNTISGLFRNIVGGKTLTKADLESAMKGMEDHLLRKNVAREAAVRLCESVEKELVGVKTGNFESINAKIHSAMESSLTKMLTPTSSLDLLREIDSITSPPVTSLRKARPYVISIVGVNGVGKSTNLSKICFFLLQNKYKVLIAAGDTFRSGAVEQLAVHVRNLKELTAREGGQVELYQKGYGKDAAAVAKDAVSHAAQEGYDVVLIDTAGRRHNDQRLMSSLEKFAKFAQPDKILMVGEALVGTDSVAQARNFNAAFGSERALDGFIISKCDTVGDMVGTLVSLVHATNVPVVFVGVGQHYSDLRNFSVKWAVGKLLSSN